From the genome of Anopheles merus strain MAF chromosome X, AmerM5.1, whole genome shotgun sequence, one region includes:
- the LOC121591590 gene encoding transmembrane protein 94 isoform X3 yields MVAGSCEPAANEQPGLGTAEALQRLHDDIESMLRGYEERYRRQHWAEKVRSSLVGSSTSPLGWFPVLASLLCALSLTVTGYYWSAGLLLVLLLLTIALVVRENNLRRTEIYRKLRTVLHEIRLGVRLCPDWTVDNYPHLCSPLSPCVTLQWTYRDGRIVNLPWALLVRGDHIVMRPGQVSPGTCREVGGRGRRFKCGETYGLQQPTEPPVKPIARSPLPDLVCAVEATPYLDILRKSLDCFLDRPKTIINQQRELLVSRCLQRWGFGLILFLTVSIGILRNVGLYLQGKLPTNWMNVFLLNPTAAVLPLLPLVFPLLWVAINLWGVARLETLLSIPQAVMRAQAQKSFAEDLDTPTCDLDHVKLPRRTVFFYWWQLLRGRSELLGRSASVVQVLGTITALCCVDKKGILSWPNPTAEKVFFLRNAREGDHNTDQSEQSSLNSQSSQKEPLGAIAEVLDLTHDQHSPFKLEFDDHDFKNHLTSLKPLGIAILVNTCCPLTQAHYAKFCGHVTAAAMLDKDLVPVTNRYAIVESSLNCFMHGRCLCELAKQIGFSPQARDIFQLEGQISSYRHLQPDVVRRDIRFARSLQLATKVKVPFPHSLSVVMREINNGSLQLLTQGTADIVLDCCDDYWDGHDLQPLTEKERKRAQDFYQRSALTAYCTAFAYRPLRHGISGALSGGPKAGGSVAYLELPPETKHRRDLYRRENYSDLVVTGGTGAAAGHQSLIGGYVDDGADGGGGGGGPIAGTGGPRGGSVAGLGSVAPLAHHSISTDSLLFNDSRDDDISDVDGCYRMQCHQVFIGMVTMQYQAQTDIVQLIERLERACIRFVHFSKENELRSRVFSEKMGLESGWNCHISLLSDGDSRSSSPARDECGESGTGEPFEGGPERVRLLDVPLSLESSRALSSSAPCAISNPDTNSLLEPGQGAPGRTSPAPSERSSSGGGEDQDPKHGKAVSVGGHCRSLSCLTDSTEQSAPINFDMSNRAKLPRGIENIRPHLEHVDNVPLLVSLFTDCSAEATREMLNIMQQYGEIVVCLGSSASNSNSEIFLQGDCSIAIEPLYPQVCQEYPAYSESNIYNNRARLRPDGGGGGDSAENQQQKERREGPLPDRCNTISPVYLSRILNSISCSIATCRDDPISIVAVIELSRRFMAGLWSCVQYWACCGASLAIMNTVTAILSLPPMVVPLHTLYLMCIVVPLVALTLLRVEPDPALMKRATGKKQKTLSSRLVLFVLWCYGIKFALAILVLVLAYCTFLSHPIELFAGGGGGGGGAGSLADAPSAGTTRAVVQRDAAETERALAGDLHVARSFILLGIVLHFVTISASFVHRDYNCFKRSPLTNLCWVSVVALLLLVHLGLAVLQLCTDDHLWREMERVWPIVLGIVLTVFVTFAASEFFKWEEIKVNNRYIRRARLDFGTKLGMNSPF; encoded by the exons ATGGTGGCCGGATCGTGCGAGCCGGCAGCGAACGAGCAGCCCGGGCTCGGTACGGCGGAGGCGCTCCAGCGGCTGCACGACGACATCGAGTCGATGCTGCGCGGGTACGAGGAGCGCTACCGGCGCCAGCACTGGGCGGAGAAGGTGCGCTCGTCGCTGGTCGGCAGCTCGACCAGCCCGCTGGGCTGGTTCCCGGTGCTGGCTTCGCTGCTCTGCGCCCTGTCGCTCACCGTCACCGGGTACTACTGGTCGgccgggctgctgctggtgctgctgctgctcacgaTCGCGCTGGTGGTGCGCGAGAACAACCTGCGCCGGACGGAGATCTACCGGAAACTGCGCACGGTGCTGCACGAGATCCGGCTCGGCGTTCGGCTCTGCCCGGACTGGACGGTGGACAACTATCCGCACCTGTGCAGCCCGCTCTCGCCGTGCGTCACGCTGCAGTGGACGTACCGGGACGGGCGGATCGTCAACCTGCCGTGGGCGCTGCTGGTGCGGGGCGACCACATCGTGATGCGGCCGGGGCAGGTGTCGCCCGGCACCTGCCGGGAGGTGGGGGGCCGCGGGCGTCGCTTCAAGTGCGGTGAAACGTACGGGCTGCAGCAGCCGACCGAGCCGCCGGTCAAGCCGATCGCCCGGTCGCCCCTGCCCGACCTGGTGTGCGCGGTCGAGGCGACGCCGTACCTGGACATACTGCGCAAATCGCTCGACTGCTTTCTCGACCGCCCGAAAACGATCATCAACCAGCAGCGGGAGCTGCTGGTGTCCCGCTGCCTGCAGCGCTGGGGCTTCGGCCTGATCCTCTTCCTCACCGTCTCGATCGGCATCCTGCGGAACGTGGGCCTGTACCTGCAGGGCAAGCTGCCGACCAACTGGATGAACGTGTTCCTGCTCAACCCGACCGCCGccgtgctgccgctgctgccgctcgtCTTCCCGCTGCTCTGGGTCGCGATCAATCTGTGGGGCGTGGCGCGGCTCGAGACGCTGCTGTCCATCCCGCAGGCGGTGATGCGCGCCCAGGCCCAGAAATCCTTCGCCGAGGATCTCGACACGCCCACGTGCGATCTCGACCACGTGAAGCTGCCCCGCCGCACCGTCTTCTTCTACTGGTGGCAGCTGCTCAGAGGCCGATCGGAGCTGCTCGGGCGCAGTGCCAGCGTCGTCCAGGTGCTCGGCACGATTACG GCCCTGTGCTGCGTCGACAAGAAGGGCATCCTGTCCTGGCCGAACCCGACCGCCGAGAAGGTGTTCTTTCTGCGGAACGCGCGCGAAGGCGACCACAACACGGACCAGTCCGAGCAGAGCAGCCTCAACTCGCAG AGCTCGCAAAAGGAACCGCTCGGCGCGATAGCGGAGGTGCTGGACCTCACGCACGACCAGCACAGCCCGTTCAAGCTCGAGTTCGACGATCACGACTTCAAGAACCATCTGACCTCGCTGAAACCGCTCG GTATCGCCATCCTGGTGAACACGTGCTGCCCGCTGACGCAGGCCCACTACGCCAAGTTCTGCGGGCACGTGACGGCGGCCGCGATGCTCGACAAGGATCTCGTTCCGGTCACCAATCGGTATGCGATTGTTGAGTCGAGTTTGAATTGCTTTATGCATGG GCGCTGTCTATGCGAGCTGGCAAAGCAGATCGGATTTTCGCCCCAGGCCCGGGACATCTTCCAGCTCGAGGGTCAAATCTCCAGCTACCGGCATCTG CAACCGGACGTGGTGCGGCGCGACATACGGTTCGCCCGGTCGCTGCAGCTCGCGACCAAGGTGAAGGTGCCGTTCCCGCACTCACTGTCGGTGGTGATGCGTGAAATCAACAACGGCTCGCTGCAGCTGCTGACCCAGGGCACGGCGGACATCGTGCTGGACTGCTGCGACGACTACTGGGACGGGCACGATCTGCAGCCGCTGACCGAGAAGGAGCGCAAGCGGGCGCAGGACTTTTACCAGCGGTCCGCCCTGACCGCCTACTGTACCGCGTTCGCGTACCGGCCCCTGCGCCACGGCATCAGCGGGGCGCTGTCCGGGGGGCCGAAGGCGGGCGGCAGCGTCGCCTATCTGGAGCTGCCGCCGGAGACGAAGCACCGGCGGGATCTGTACCGGCGCGAAAACTACAGCGACTTGGTGGTGACCGGCGGCACCGGCGCCGCCGCCGGCCACCAGTCGCTCATCGGCGGCTACGTGGATGATGGTGCCgatgggggtggtggtggtggtggccccATCGCTGGGACGGGCGGGCCGCGGGGCGGCAGCGTGGCCGGGCTGGGCAGCGTGGCCCCGCTCGCGCACCATTCCATCTCGACCGACTCGCTGCTGTTCAACGACAGCCGGGACGACGACATCTCGGACGTGGACGGGTGCTACCGGATGCAGTGCCACCAGGTGTTTATCGGCATGGTGACGATGCAGTACCAGGCGCAGACCGACATCGTGCAGCTGATCGAGCGGCTCGAGCGGGCCTGCATCCGCTTCGTGCACTTCAGCAAGGAGAACGAGCTGCGGTCGCGCGTGTTCTCCGAGAAGATGGGGCTGGAGAGTGGGTGGAACTGTCACATCTCGCTGCTGAGCGACGGGGACAGCCGGTCGTCCTCGCCGGCGCGGGACGAGTGCGGCGAGTCCGGCACGGGCGAACCGTTTGAGGGCGGGCCCGAGCGGGTCCGGCTGCTCGATGTGCCGCTGTCGCTCGAGTCGTCCAGGGCGCTCAGCTCGTCGGCCCCGTGTGCCATCTCCAATCCGGACACGAACAGCTTGCTGGAGCCGGGACAGGGCGCCCCTGGCCGCACCTCGCCCGCCCCGAGCGAGCGTTCGTCGTCCGGCGGCGGCGAGGACCAGGACCCGAAGCACGGGAAGGCGGTGAGCGTCGGCGGCCACTGCCGGTCGCTCAGCTGCCTCACCGACAGCACCGAGCAGAGTGCGCCGATCAACTTCGACATGTCGAACCGGGCGAAGCTGCCGCGCGGCATCGAGAACATCCGGCCGCACCTGGAGCACGTGGACAAcgtgccgctgctggtgtCGCTCTTCACCGACTGCTCGGCGGAGGCGACGCGCGAAATGCTCAACATCATGCAGCAGTACGGCGAGATCGTGGTGTGCCTCGGCTCGTCCGCCTCCAACTCCAACTCGGAGATCTTCCTGCAGGGCGACTGCTCGATCGCGATCGAGCCGCTCTACCCGCAGGTCTGCCAGGAGTACCCGGCGTACAGCGAGTCGAACATCTACAACAACCGGGCCCGGTTGCGgcccgatggtggtggtggtggtgatagcGCCGAAAATCAGCAACAGAAGGAGCGTCGGGAGGGGCCGCTGCCCGATCGGTGCAACACCATCTCGCCGGTCTACCTCAGCCGCATCCTCAACTCgatctcctgctcgatcgcgACCTGCCGGGACGATCCGATCTCGATCGTGGCGGTGATCGAGCTGTCGCGCCGCTTCATGGCCGGCCTGTGGAGCTGCGTGCAGTACTGGGCGTGCTGTGGCGCGTCGCTCGCCATCATGAACACGGTCACCGCGATCCTGTCCCTGCCGCCGATGGTCGTGCCGCTGCACACGCTCTACCTGATGTGCATCGTGGTGCCGCTCGTCGCCCTCACGCTGCTGCGCGTCGAGCCCGATCCGGCGCTGATGAAGCGGGCGACGGGCAAGAAGCAGAAGACGCTCAGCTCCCGCCTGGTGCTGTTTGTGCTGTGGTGCTACGGCATCAAGTTTGCGCTCGCCatcctggtgctggtgctcgCCTACTGCACCTTTCTGTCCCACCCGATCGAGCTGTTcgccggcggcggtggtggtggcggtggcgctgGATCACTCGCGGACGCCCCGTCCGCCGGCACGACCCGGGCCGTGGTGCAGCGGGACGCGGCCGAGACGGAGCGGGCGCTGGCGGGCGACCTGCACGTCGCCCGCTCCTTCATACTGCTCGGCATCGTGCTGCACTTCGTCACCATCTCGGCGTCGTTCGTGCACCGCGACTACAACTGCTTCAAGCGCAGCCCGCTCACCAACCTCTGCTGGGTGTCGGTCGtcgccctgctgctgctggtgcatcTCGGGCTGGCCGTGCTGCAGCTCTGCACCGACGACCATCTGTGGCGCGAGATGGAGCGCGTCTGGCCGATCGTGCTCGGCATCGTGCTGACCGTGTTCGTCACCTTTGCCGCGAGCGAGTTCTTCAAGTGGGAGGAAATCAA GGTCAACAATCGCTACATACGGCGTGCAAGGCTAGACTTTGGCACCAAGCTCGGCATGAATTCGCCCTTTTAA